A stretch of Rhizobium glycinendophyticum DNA encodes these proteins:
- a CDS encoding DUF3095 domain-containing protein produces the protein MSKATASSFFLTIPAFEKFEGVIDDGNYHPLPDGWMLAVADIVDSTAAIAAGRYKSVNLAGVAVISAILNGTGEHDLPFIFGGDGALVAVPPEDGETARTALAAVRRWVEEEYGLDMRTALVPVADIRAHGQDVRLARFAVSEGVTYAMFSGGGSHWAEAEMKAGRYLVDPAPPGTQPNLSGLSCRWQPIAARNGAIASIIAQPAAADRDREFRRLVGEIVTIASADAQMGHPVADGGPTLGLTLEALNLEARATAPPGRRLQRKLYILLQYYLTAFLHRTRLKFGRFDAHDYVRDVRMNTDFRKFDDGLKMTVDTDPARLARIRDLLETAAAAGICRYGLHLQESALMTCFVPTPLERGHMHFIDGAAGGYAVAASRLKLSVSGDPLGADPSPARMA, from the coding sequence ATGAGCAAGGCCACCGCATCAAGCTTTTTCCTTACCATTCCTGCCTTCGAGAAGTTCGAAGGCGTGATCGATGACGGCAACTACCATCCGCTGCCCGATGGCTGGATGCTCGCCGTCGCCGATATCGTCGATTCCACCGCAGCCATCGCGGCCGGCCGCTACAAGTCGGTCAATCTCGCCGGCGTCGCCGTCATCTCCGCAATCCTCAACGGCACGGGCGAGCACGATCTGCCCTTCATCTTCGGCGGCGACGGAGCGCTGGTGGCTGTTCCCCCGGAAGATGGCGAGACGGCGCGCACGGCACTTGCCGCCGTGCGCCGCTGGGTTGAGGAGGAGTATGGCCTCGATATGCGGACAGCTCTGGTGCCGGTTGCGGATATCAGGGCCCATGGCCAGGATGTCCGCCTGGCGCGCTTCGCCGTCAGCGAAGGCGTGACCTATGCCATGTTTTCCGGCGGCGGCAGCCATTGGGCCGAGGCGGAGATGAAGGCCGGCCGCTATCTGGTCGATCCGGCGCCGCCCGGAACCCAGCCGAACCTCTCCGGTCTCTCCTGCCGCTGGCAGCCGATCGCTGCCCGCAACGGCGCCATCGCCTCGATCATCGCTCAGCCGGCGGCAGCCGACCGCGACCGGGAGTTCCGCCGCCTCGTCGGCGAGATCGTCACCATTGCCTCCGCCGACGCGCAAATGGGCCATCCTGTTGCCGACGGCGGCCCGACCCTCGGCCTGACGCTGGAAGCGCTCAACCTCGAAGCCCGCGCCACGGCGCCGCCGGGGCGGCGCCTGCAGCGCAAGCTCTATATTCTCCTGCAATATTACCTGACCGCTTTTCTCCACCGCACCCGTCTCAAGTTCGGCCGGTTCGATGCCCATGATTATGTGCGCGACGTGCGCATGAACACGGATTTTCGCAAGTTCGACGACGGGCTGAAGATGACGGTCGACACCGATCCCGCACGGCTCGCGCGCATCCGCGACCTCCTGGAGACGGCCGCTGCCGCCGGGATCTGTCGCTACGGCTTGCATCTGCAGGAATCGGCCCTGATGACCTGCTTCGTGCCGACGCCGCTGGAACGCGGTCACATGCATTTCATCGATGGCGCTGCCGGCGGTTATGCTGTCGCCGCCAGCCGGTTGAAACTGTCCGTGTCCGGCGATCCCCTGGGCGCCGATCCGTCCCCTGCCAGAATGGCATGA
- a CDS encoding YqaA family protein, which yields MIDLASYLGLFSAAFLAATLVPAQSEALLVGLIVTERHPLTALLLVATVGNVAGSLVNYILGRFIERFRKKRWFPVSPASLDRASGWYRRFGLWSLLLSWMPVIGDPITLVAGVLRAPLVPFLVLVTLAKFGRYAVLAAVTLRVMG from the coding sequence TTGATCGATCTTGCCAGCTATCTCGGCCTGTTTTCCGCAGCCTTCCTCGCCGCGACGCTTGTGCCGGCGCAGTCGGAGGCGCTGCTTGTCGGCCTGATCGTCACCGAACGCCATCCGCTGACCGCCCTTCTGCTGGTGGCGACGGTCGGCAATGTGGCGGGCTCCCTGGTCAACTACATCCTCGGCCGTTTCATCGAACGCTTCCGGAAAAAACGCTGGTTCCCCGTCTCTCCGGCTTCGCTTGACAGGGCTTCCGGCTGGTATCGCCGCTTCGGCCTATGGTCGCTGCTTTTGTCCTGGATGCCCGTGATCGGAGATCCCATCACCCTCGTCGCCGGTGTGCTGCGCGCGCCCCTTGTGCCTTTCCTGGTGCTGGTGACGCTCGCCAAGTTCGGCCGCTATGCAGTCCTCGCCGCCGTCACGCTGCGGGTCATGGGCTGA
- a CDS encoding DUF982 domain-containing protein, with product MRATWSKPVILHAIGEDGEDVVVENSLGASWALIEDWPEEDGEALDKALLVLGAVAQGKAKEEDGRKALIAAALEAGVKITA from the coding sequence ATGCGCGCCACCTGGAGCAAACCCGTGATCCTGCATGCGATCGGCGAAGACGGCGAGGACGTCGTGGTCGAGAATTCGCTCGGGGCGTCCTGGGCACTGATCGAGGACTGGCCTGAAGAGGATGGCGAGGCGCTGGACAAGGCGCTTTTGGTGCTTGGCGCCGTTGCCCAAGGCAAGGCGAAGGAAGAAGACGGCCGCAAGGCGCTGATCGCGGCCGCCCTCGAAGCGGGGGTGAAGATCACCGCCTGA
- a CDS encoding TCR/Tet family MFS transporter, translating into MTRPFTLILMTVVLDAIGIGLIFPILPALLRDVTHVGDVTPYIGIMMALYAAMQFLFAPLLGALSDSFGRRPVLLISLAGSMLNYFFLALAPSLWLLLLGRALAGLTSANTSVAAAYITDLTAQDQRARRFGLMNAMFGIGFIIGPVLGGLLGDHWVRLPFLAAAVLTGANLLFCLFVLPETRTQGHQVTDIGALNPLRPFRWLFTMKGVLPLVLIFFLFSGLGEAYGTCWALWGNDVFHWNGLWLGLSLGAYGTCQTLAQAFLPGPATQRLGERPAILVGIASACAALGLFAVASEGWLVFAAMPILALGGIGVPALQSLATRQVSEADQGKFQGLLQSTVSLASVVAPLGFSNLYLLARPVWPGAIWLSVATLYGVGALLILRLRFDEPQAEI; encoded by the coding sequence ATGACCAGACCCTTTACCCTTATTCTGATGACAGTCGTACTCGATGCCATCGGCATCGGACTGATCTTTCCGATCCTGCCCGCGCTGCTGAGAGACGTGACCCATGTCGGCGACGTCACGCCCTATATCGGCATCATGATGGCACTTTATGCCGCCATGCAGTTCCTGTTTGCCCCGTTGCTGGGCGCGCTCAGCGACAGCTTCGGCCGGCGCCCCGTGCTGCTGATCTCGCTCGCCGGTTCCATGCTCAACTATTTTTTCCTGGCCCTTGCACCCAGCCTGTGGCTGCTGCTTCTCGGCCGGGCTCTGGCCGGCCTCACCAGCGCCAACACCTCCGTGGCGGCCGCCTATATCACCGACCTGACCGCGCAAGACCAGCGCGCCCGCCGCTTCGGCCTGATGAATGCCATGTTCGGCATCGGCTTCATCATCGGCCCCGTGCTCGGCGGACTGCTTGGCGATCACTGGGTCAGGCTTCCCTTCCTGGCCGCAGCCGTTCTGACCGGTGCAAACCTCCTGTTTTGCCTCTTTGTCCTGCCGGAAACCCGCACGCAAGGGCACCAGGTAACGGATATTGGCGCCCTTAACCCGCTCCGCCCCTTTCGTTGGCTCTTCACGATGAAGGGTGTCCTGCCACTGGTGCTGATCTTCTTTCTGTTCAGCGGTCTTGGCGAAGCCTATGGCACCTGCTGGGCGCTGTGGGGCAACGACGTCTTCCACTGGAACGGTCTGTGGCTCGGGCTTTCGCTTGGCGCATACGGCACCTGCCAGACGCTCGCTCAGGCCTTTCTTCCAGGCCCTGCAACCCAGCGCCTCGGCGAACGACCAGCGATCCTTGTCGGCATCGCCAGCGCCTGTGCGGCTCTTGGCCTCTTCGCCGTCGCATCAGAGGGCTGGTTGGTGTTTGCGGCCATGCCCATCCTGGCGCTCGGAGGAATTGGCGTGCCGGCGCTGCAATCGCTCGCCACCCGCCAGGTGAGCGAGGCCGATCAAGGCAAGTTCCAGGGCCTCCTGCAATCGACCGTGAGCCTCGCCTCGGTCGTTGCCCCGCTCGGCTTTTCCAATCTCTATCTGCTGGCAAGACCGGTCTGGCCCGGCGCCATCTGGCTCTCCGTCGCCACGCTCTACGGCGTGGGCGCGCTCCTGATCCTGCGGCTTCGGTTCGATGAGCCGCAGGCGGAGATCTGA
- a CDS encoding magnesium transporter CorA family protein, which produces MLRSFSREADHLVPFDPAPVEAPVVVSDVPSDVLTLETPAVKARAPVWFDLVNPEYGETRQVEASLAIAVPTRDEMEEIELSARLYQEDGAEFMTMTALAGLDGDDPVKTPVTFILKGDTLVTVRYADPKPFAAFLARAKRGNGLVCSTGETVMLGLLEAIIDRMADVLERCGNEIDAVSREVFRTRKANGKTAENQGDKQKSSRDLEGLIEQIGRKGDLLTATRESLVSISRLVAYHAALEVPGRKAAKDTRQRIKLLQRDATSLGDHAQFLQGKINFLLDATLGLINLEQNQIIKIFTVASVAFLPPTLVASIYGMNFQSMPELSWEIGYPMALAFMVLSALLPFLYFRRRGWL; this is translated from the coding sequence ATGCTGCGCTCGTTTTCCCGCGAAGCCGATCACCTCGTGCCCTTCGATCCGGCACCCGTCGAGGCTCCCGTCGTCGTCAGCGACGTGCCGTCGGATGTGCTGACGCTCGAAACCCCGGCCGTCAAGGCCAGGGCCCCGGTCTGGTTCGACCTCGTCAATCCGGAATATGGCGAGACCCGACAAGTCGAGGCGAGCCTTGCCATCGCCGTTCCGACCCGTGACGAGATGGAGGAGATCGAACTCTCGGCCCGGCTCTACCAGGAAGACGGCGCCGAATTCATGACCATGACGGCACTGGCCGGTCTCGATGGCGATGACCCGGTCAAGACTCCTGTTACTTTCATCCTGAAGGGCGACACGCTGGTCACCGTGCGGTATGCCGATCCCAAACCCTTTGCCGCTTTCCTTGCCCGGGCAAAACGCGGCAACGGCCTCGTCTGCTCGACCGGCGAAACGGTCATGCTCGGCCTGCTCGAAGCCATCATCGACCGCATGGCCGATGTGCTGGAGCGCTGCGGCAACGAGATCGACGCCGTCTCTCGCGAAGTGTTTCGCACCCGCAAGGCCAACGGCAAGACAGCGGAGAACCAGGGTGACAAGCAAAAGTCATCGCGTGACCTCGAAGGCCTGATCGAGCAGATCGGCCGCAAGGGCGATCTGTTGACTGCGACCCGTGAAAGCCTGGTCTCGATCTCCCGCCTCGTCGCTTATCACGCAGCCCTTGAAGTGCCCGGCCGAAAGGCCGCCAAGGACACCCGCCAGCGCATCAAGCTCCTGCAGCGTGATGCGACTTCGCTCGGCGATCACGCCCAATTCCTCCAGGGCAAGATCAACTTCCTGCTCGATGCGACGCTCGGCCTGATCAATCTGGAGCAGAACCAGATCATCAAGATCTTCACCGTCGCCTCGGTCGCCTTCCTGCCGCCGACGCTGGTCGCCTCGATCTACGGCATGAACTTTCAGTCCATGCCCGAACTCAGCTGGGAAATCGGCTATCCGATGGCGCTCGCCTTCATGGTGCTCTCGGCACTCCTGCCGTTCCTCTATTTCCGCCGGCGCGGCTGGCTGTGA
- the tam gene encoding trans-aconitate 2-methyltransferase — MQWSAQQYLKFEDERTQPARDLLARVPLEQAARVIDLGCGPGNSTELLVERYGRDAVSGLDSDDDMLAKARARLPDVTFLKGDLATWRPHRAVDLLYANAVFQWLPNHLDILAALMEHLSPRGVLAVQMPDNLGEASHVAMEETGGDGPWSAAFAGGRIRRARLPSPANYLQRLQPISASVEVWHTVYYHPMADAEAIVAWVEGTGLRPYLAAVAPEQRDAFRAAYLKRIDVAYPPMADGRRLLAFPRLFLVAVKG, encoded by the coding sequence TTGCAGTGGTCGGCGCAGCAATATCTCAAGTTCGAGGACGAGCGGACGCAGCCGGCCCGGGATCTTCTCGCCCGTGTGCCACTTGAGCAGGCGGCTCGCGTCATCGATCTCGGCTGCGGGCCGGGCAATTCGACGGAGCTTCTGGTGGAGCGTTACGGACGCGATGCGGTGAGCGGGCTCGACAGCGATGACGACATGCTGGCGAAGGCGCGGGCACGGCTGCCGGATGTCACATTCCTCAAGGGCGATCTTGCGACGTGGCGGCCGCACAGAGCGGTCGATCTTCTCTATGCCAATGCCGTGTTCCAGTGGCTGCCAAACCATCTCGACATTCTGGCGGCGCTGATGGAGCACCTGTCGCCCCGCGGCGTACTGGCCGTGCAGATGCCGGACAACCTGGGTGAAGCGAGCCATGTGGCGATGGAGGAGACCGGGGGGGACGGGCCGTGGTCGGCCGCCTTTGCCGGCGGTCGAATCCGCCGCGCGCGGCTGCCCTCCCCGGCGAACTATCTGCAGAGGCTGCAGCCCATCTCGGCATCGGTCGAGGTCTGGCACACGGTCTATTACCATCCAATGGCGGATGCCGAGGCGATCGTCGCCTGGGTCGAAGGCACGGGGCTTCGGCCCTATCTGGCGGCAGTCGCGCCGGAACAGCGGGATGCGTTTCGCGCGGCCTATCTGAAACGAATCGACGTCGCCTATCCGCCGATGGCGGACGGGCGGCGATTGCTAGCGTTTCCACGGTTGTTCTTGGTGGCAGTTAAGGGATAG
- a CDS encoding haloacid dehalogenase type II, translating to MNAAADRDARHGAGYAAYVFDAYGTLFDVHSAVRRHQQALGPDYQAFSDLWRAKQLEYTWVRSLAGRYRDFATLTEEALDVCFARFPEIDRSLRADLLEAYRRLDCFSEVPVVLSTLRQQGARIAILSNGTPAMLDEAVAAAGIGTLIDEVFSVDTLKIYKTAPAAYALATQSLGLEARDIAFQSSNRWDIAGAKAFGFTCHWINRAGAPDEYPELAPDGVFSTLEGLLA from the coding sequence ATGAACGCTGCCGCTGATCGAGACGCCCGCCACGGGGCGGGTTATGCCGCCTATGTTTTCGATGCCTATGGCACGCTGTTCGACGTGCATTCCGCCGTCCGGCGTCATCAGCAGGCGCTCGGCCCAGACTACCAGGCCTTTTCCGATCTCTGGCGCGCCAAACAACTGGAATATACCTGGGTCAGGAGCCTTGCCGGGCGTTACCGTGATTTTGCGACGCTGACGGAAGAGGCGCTGGATGTCTGCTTCGCGCGCTTTCCTGAGATCGATCGGAGCCTCAGGGCCGATCTTCTCGAGGCCTATCGGCGGCTTGATTGTTTTAGCGAAGTGCCGGTCGTGCTATCGACGCTCAGGCAGCAAGGGGCGCGTATCGCGATCCTGTCGAACGGGACGCCGGCCATGCTCGATGAGGCAGTGGCTGCGGCCGGAATCGGCACACTGATCGACGAGGTGTTTTCCGTCGATACGCTGAAGATCTACAAAACGGCACCGGCTGCTTATGCCCTTGCGACCCAATCGCTGGGGCTTGAGGCGCGGGACATTGCCTTTCAATCCTCCAATCGCTGGGATATTGCCGGTGCGAAGGCCTTTGGCTTCACCTGCCATTGGATCAATCGCGCAGGCGCGCCCGACGAATATCCCGAGCTTGCGCCTGACGGCGTGTTCTCAACGCTGGAAGGGCTCTTGGCATGA
- a CDS encoding winged helix-turn-helix transcriptional regulator encodes MPESIDPAVEALVQDIIGKVADRWTMLILEALEEHGTLRFTQIGRIVSGISQKMLTQTVRRMEEDGLVKRTVHPVIPPHVDYELTPIGHSLSEAFCGVWVWAEKHRDEIERARRAFAEANGSKRRPA; translated from the coding sequence GTGCCTGAGAGCATCGATCCGGCGGTGGAAGCGCTGGTACAGGACATCATCGGCAAGGTGGCGGACCGCTGGACCATGCTCATCCTGGAAGCGCTGGAAGAGCATGGGACGCTGCGCTTCACCCAGATCGGCCGGATCGTTTCCGGCATCAGCCAGAAGATGCTGACCCAGACGGTGCGGCGCATGGAGGAGGACGGGCTGGTGAAGCGCACCGTGCATCCGGTCATCCCGCCGCATGTCGATTATGAGCTGACACCGATCGGCCACAGCCTTTCGGAGGCCTTTTGCGGGGTGTGGGTCTGGGCGGAGAAACACCGCGACGAGATCGAGCGCGCGCGGCGCGCCTTTGCCGAGGCGAATGGCAGCAAAAGACGTCCGGCTTGA
- a CDS encoding SDR family oxidoreductase, with protein sequence MQMTDNTILITGGGSGIGAALAHRFHDLGNTVIIAGRRLDALQATIGDRPNMHALALDIEDPAAIIAFAETLVSRFPDINVLINNAGIMRFETLDRSRDLTDAEATVTTNLLGPIRLIDALVEHLAARPNAAIVNVSSGLAFVPLVATPTYSATKAAIHSYTQSLRDALSGKIEVIELAPPAVQTELTPGQSSREGYLPLKDFIDEVMALFAKHPTPAEILVQRVRFQRDAEAENRFEQTFAAINEFARKAREGK encoded by the coding sequence ATGCAGATGACAGACAACACCATCCTCATCACCGGCGGCGGCTCCGGCATCGGCGCGGCCCTCGCCCATCGTTTCCACGATCTCGGCAACACCGTCATCATCGCCGGGCGCCGGCTCGACGCCCTCCAAGCGACCATTGGCGACCGGCCGAACATGCACGCGCTCGCCCTCGACATCGAAGACCCGGCCGCGATCATCGCCTTTGCCGAAACCCTGGTCAGCCGTTTCCCCGATATCAATGTCCTGATCAATAATGCCGGCATCATGCGGTTTGAGACGCTCGACCGGTCGCGCGATCTGACGGACGCCGAAGCGACCGTCACCACCAACCTGCTCGGCCCCATCCGGCTCATCGACGCGCTGGTTGAACACTTGGCCGCCCGCCCGAATGCCGCCATCGTCAACGTCTCCTCAGGCCTCGCCTTCGTGCCGCTGGTCGCGACCCCGACCTATTCGGCGACCAAAGCCGCGATCCATAGCTACACCCAGAGCCTGCGCGACGCGCTCTCCGGCAAAATTGAGGTGATCGAGCTCGCCCCGCCGGCGGTGCAGACGGAACTCACGCCCGGCCAGTCCAGCCGCGAGGGATACCTGCCACTCAAGGATTTCATCGACGAAGTGATGGCGCTCTTCGCCAAGCACCCGACGCCAGCCGAAATCCTCGTCCAGCGCGTGCGTTTCCAACGTGATGCCGAGGCCGAAAACCGCTTCGAGCAAACTTTTGCGGCGATCAACGAATTCGCCCGCAAGGCGCGTGAAGGGAAGTAG
- a CDS encoding BrnA antitoxin family protein, which produces MTVNKPSMAPDLSDIDDEAPDLSESPWLERFSAAPVRSGRPKSQKTKVSTTIRLDEDVIDAFRRDGPGWQSRINSALREWLEMRK; this is translated from the coding sequence ATGACCGTGAACAAGCCATCTATGGCTCCCGACTTGTCGGACATTGACGACGAAGCTCCCGACCTTTCCGAGAGCCCATGGCTAGAACGGTTTAGCGCAGCACCCGTGCGTAGCGGGCGTCCCAAAAGCCAGAAAACAAAGGTTTCGACGACTATCCGACTCGATGAGGATGTCATCGACGCCTTTCGCAGGGATGGGCCTGGTTGGCAATCACGCATCAATTCGGCTTTGAGGGAATGGCTGGAAATGAGGAAATGA
- a CDS encoding BrnT family toxin, producing MSILFDPEKRRKALDERGLDFLRADEVFAQRHVTVADTRRDYGEKRYITIGLLDGRMVVMVWTERGDDVRMISMRKANDREQAIYGSRLVGH from the coding sequence ATGAGCATTTTGTTCGATCCTGAGAAGCGCAGAAAGGCTCTCGATGAACGGGGGCTGGACTTCTTGCGCGCCGACGAGGTGTTCGCGCAAAGGCATGTGACCGTTGCGGATACTCGACGCGATTATGGCGAGAAGCGATACATTACGATCGGCCTGCTCGACGGACGCATGGTCGTGATGGTTTGGACCGAACGCGGCGACGACGTGCGTATGATCAGCATGAGGAAGGCAAATGACCGTGAACAAGCCATCTATGGCTCCCGACTTGTCGGACATTGA
- a CDS encoding ROK family transcriptional regulator: protein MKDGQRPSPRASTEAVRQQNSGLVLQVLRREGPLAHTDLSTATGLSSATVSAITAELEKQTLIERRELPTAGHRGRPRVLFARRRAAAHVIAVRISSHAVQYSLADYRGTMIDRFEEARDQGTQSPSAFLAAFRAALERLVSRSRLAITDIASISISSKGLADREGAKLLWSPIFGYEALDFEAALSDFGTARIHLFNESLLVTHALVLRLEKSRQQPVQSLATLSLGHSIGLGVALRDHQGHLEVRAPNFGHMLHSDDGKRCRCGAYGCIEASAGFYGILRTAFEVPPDTIPASFVPLSEMEKIASRARQGHRASEYAFRQAGLALGQGLSRMLSLAEETMPIAITGPGTRFMDLLTRGLDEGLAQSQHVRVRGAPDILIITEEETLVFEGHVDRSLSEIDMVLGG, encoded by the coding sequence ATGAAAGACGGCCAGAGGCCGAGCCCGAGGGCCAGCACGGAAGCCGTGCGTCAGCAGAACAGTGGCCTTGTTTTGCAGGTGCTGAGGCGCGAGGGGCCGCTTGCTCATACCGATCTCTCGACTGCGACCGGCCTGTCGTCGGCGACCGTCTCGGCGATCACCGCCGAGCTTGAAAAGCAGACCCTGATCGAGCGCCGCGAACTGCCGACGGCCGGCCATCGCGGCCGCCCCCGGGTGCTGTTTGCCCGGCGTCGAGCGGCAGCCCACGTCATTGCCGTGCGGATCTCTTCCCACGCCGTACAATATTCCCTCGCCGACTATCGCGGCACGATGATCGACCGATTCGAAGAGGCGCGCGACCAGGGGACACAGTCCCCCTCCGCCTTTCTCGCCGCCTTCCGGGCCGCCCTCGAACGGCTGGTCAGCCGATCTCGGCTCGCGATCACCGATATCGCCAGCATCTCGATCAGCAGCAAGGGCCTGGCCGACCGGGAGGGAGCAAAACTCCTGTGGTCTCCGATCTTCGGCTATGAAGCGCTCGATTTCGAGGCCGCGCTTTCAGATTTCGGCACGGCCCGCATCCACCTCTTCAACGAGAGCCTGCTTGTGACCCATGCCCTGGTGCTCAGGCTGGAAAAATCACGCCAGCAGCCGGTGCAGTCGCTCGCCACCCTGTCGCTCGGCCACTCCATCGGGCTCGGGGTGGCGCTGCGCGACCACCAAGGCCATCTGGAGGTTCGGGCGCCGAACTTCGGCCATATGCTGCATTCCGACGACGGCAAGCGCTGTCGCTGCGGCGCCTATGGCTGCATCGAGGCCTCGGCCGGCTTCTACGGCATCCTGCGCACTGCCTTCGAAGTGCCGCCGGACACGATCCCGGCGAGTTTCGTGCCGCTTTCGGAGATGGAGAAGATCGCAAGCCGCGCCCGCCAGGGCCACCGCGCCTCCGAATACGCCTTCCGCCAGGCCGGGCTGGCGCTCGGTCAGGGACTTTCGCGCATGCTGAGTCTGGCCGAAGAGACGATGCCGATCGCCATCACCGGTCCGGGCACGCGCTTCATGGACCTGCTCACCCGCGGGCTCGACGAAGGGCTGGCGCAGTCCCAGCATGTGCGGGTGCGCGGCGCTCCCGACATCCTGATCATCACCGAAGAGGAAACGCTGGTGTTCGAGGGTCATGTGGATCGGTCGCTAAGCGAGATCGACATGGTGCTGGGGGGATGA
- the xylF gene encoding D-xylose ABC transporter substrate-binding protein, whose amino-acid sequence MKSVYKLMAATAVIVSLHSVASAEGLTVGVSWSNFQEERWKTDEAAIKAALEAAGNKYISADAQTSAAKQLTDIESLIAQGANALIVLAQDSEAIGPAIEKATAEGIPVVGYDRLIENPDAYYITFDNKEVGRMQAREVFKVKPEGNYVFIKGASTDPNSDFLYSGQMEVLKEAIDGGKIKNVGEAYTDGWKPEAAQKNMEQFLTANNNKVDAVVSSNDGMAGGVVAALEAQGLAGSVPVSGQDGDKAALNRVALGTQTVSVWKDSRELGKKAGEIANELAAGKSMDEIEGTVKFAGGPKGVEMNSYFIAPLPITKENLNTVIDAGWISKEEACQGVAAGSVAACN is encoded by the coding sequence ATGAAATCCGTTTATAAGCTGATGGCAGCCACTGCCGTCATCGTGAGCCTGCATTCCGTCGCCAGCGCCGAAGGCCTGACGGTCGGCGTCTCCTGGTCGAACTTCCAGGAAGAGCGTTGGAAGACCGACGAAGCCGCGATCAAGGCTGCGCTTGAAGCCGCCGGCAACAAGTACATCTCGGCCGACGCCCAGACGTCTGCTGCCAAGCAGCTCACCGATATCGAAAGCCTGATCGCCCAGGGCGCAAACGCTCTGATCGTTTTGGCCCAGGATTCGGAAGCCATCGGCCCGGCCATCGAAAAGGCAACCGCTGAAGGTATCCCGGTCGTCGGTTACGACCGCCTGATCGAAAACCCGGACGCCTACTACATCACCTTCGACAACAAGGAAGTGGGCCGTATGCAGGCTCGCGAAGTGTTCAAGGTGAAGCCGGAAGGCAACTACGTCTTCATCAAGGGCGCCTCGACTGACCCGAACTCCGACTTCCTCTACTCCGGTCAGATGGAAGTGCTGAAGGAAGCCATCGACGGCGGCAAGATCAAGAACGTCGGTGAAGCCTACACGGACGGCTGGAAGCCGGAAGCTGCCCAGAAGAACATGGAGCAGTTCCTGACCGCCAACAACAACAAGGTCGATGCAGTCGTATCGTCCAACGACGGCATGGCCGGCGGTGTTGTGGCAGCGCTCGAAGCCCAGGGTCTCGCCGGTTCCGTTCCGGTCTCCGGCCAGGACGGCGACAAGGCTGCTCTGAACCGCGTGGCGCTCGGCACCCAGACCGTGTCTGTCTGGAAGGACAGCCGCGAACTCGGCAAGAAGGCCGGCGAAATCGCCAACGAACTGGCCGCTGGCAAGTCGATGGACGAAATCGAAGGCACGGTAAAGTTCGCCGGCGGCCCGAAGGGCGTCGAAATGAACTCCTACTTCATCGCTCCGCTGCCGATCACCAAGGAAAACCTGAACACCGTCATCGACGCTGGCTGGATCTCCAAGGAAGAAGCATGCCAGGGCGTTGCCGCTGGTTCGGTTGCTGCCTGCAACTGA